A stretch of Prinia subflava isolate CZ2003 ecotype Zambia chromosome 14, Cam_Psub_1.2, whole genome shotgun sequence DNA encodes these proteins:
- the WNT5A gene encoding protein Wnt-5a isoform X1 yields MEKSSAVLIHGGAVGTVGSTMASQYLVVALAVFSSFTQVVIEASSWWSLGMNPMNPMNPVQMSEVYIIGAQPLCSQLAGLSQGQKKLCQLYQDHMQFIGEGAKTGIKECQYQFRHRRWNCSTVDNNSVFGRVMQIGSRETAFTYAVSAAGVVNAMSRACREGELSSCGCSRAARPKDLPRDWLWGGCGDNIEYGYRFAKEFVDARERERVYQRGSYESARIMMNLHNNEAGRRTVYNLADVACKCHGVSGSCSLKTCWLQLADFRKVGDALKEKYDSAAAMKLNSRGKLVQVNSRFNAPTIHDLVYIDPSPDYCVRNESTGSLGTQGRLCNKTSEGMDGCELMCCGRGYDQFKTVQRERCHCKFHWCCYVKCKLCTEIVDQFVCK; encoded by the exons ATGGAG AAATCCAGTGCAGTATTAATCCACGgaggtgctgtggggacagtTGGCAGTACAATGGCTTCTCAGTACCTCGTAGTGGCTCTGGCCGTTTTCTCCTCTTTTACCCAGGTTGTAATAGAAGCCAGCTCTTGGTG GTCTTTAGGGATGAACCCCATGAACCCCATGAACCCTGTTCAGATGTCAGAGGTGTATATTATAGGAGCCCAGCCACTATGTAGCCAGCTAGCAGGGCTTTCCCAAGGACAGAAGAAACTCTGCCAGTTGTATCAGGACCATATGCAGTTCATTGGAGAGGGTGCAAAGACGGGCATTAAGGAGTGCCAGTATCAATTCAGACATAGAAGATGGAATTGCAGCACTGTGGACAACAACTCTGTTTTTGGCAGAGTCATGCAGATAG GCAGCCGGGAGACAGCGTTCACCTACGCGGTGAGTGCGGCCGGCGTGGTCAACGCCATGAGCCGCGCCTGCCGAGAGGGCGAGCTGTCCTCCTGCGGCTGCAGCCGCGCCGCTCGCCCCAAGGACCTGCCCCGGGACTGGCTGTGGGGCGGCTGCGGGGACAACATCGAGTACGGCTACCGCTTTGCCAAGGAGTTCGTGGACGCCCGCGAGCGCGAGCGAGTTTACCAGCGAGGCTCCTACGAGAGCGCCCGTATCATGATGAACCTCCACAACAACGAGGCAGGCAGAAGA ACAGTGTACAACCTGGCTGACGTGGCCTGCAAGTGCCACGGCGTCTCCGGCTCCTGCAGCCTCAAgacctgctggctgcagctcgCTGATTTCCGCAAGGTGGGCGATGCCTTGAAGGAGAAATACGACAGCGCCGCCGCCATGAAGCTGAACAGCCGGGGGAAGCTGGTGCAGGTGAACAGCCGCTTCAACGCCCCCACCATCCACGACCTGGTGTACATCGACCCCAGCCCTGACTACTGCGTGCGCAACGAGAGCACCGGCTCCCTGGGCACCCAGGGCCGCCTCTGCAATAAGACCTCGGAGGGCATGGACGGCTGTGAACTCATGTGCTGCGGCCGGGGCTACGACCAGTTCAAGACGGTGCAGCGAGAGCGCTGCCACTGCAAGTTCCACTGGTGCTGCTACGTGAAATGCAAGTTGTGCACAGAGATCGTGGACCAGTTTGTGTGCAAATAG
- the WNT5A gene encoding protein Wnt-5a isoform X2: MASQYLVVALAVFSSFTQVVIEASSWWSLGMNPMNPMNPVQMSEVYIIGAQPLCSQLAGLSQGQKKLCQLYQDHMQFIGEGAKTGIKECQYQFRHRRWNCSTVDNNSVFGRVMQIGSRETAFTYAVSAAGVVNAMSRACREGELSSCGCSRAARPKDLPRDWLWGGCGDNIEYGYRFAKEFVDARERERVYQRGSYESARIMMNLHNNEAGRRTVYNLADVACKCHGVSGSCSLKTCWLQLADFRKVGDALKEKYDSAAAMKLNSRGKLVQVNSRFNAPTIHDLVYIDPSPDYCVRNESTGSLGTQGRLCNKTSEGMDGCELMCCGRGYDQFKTVQRERCHCKFHWCCYVKCKLCTEIVDQFVCK, from the exons ATGGCTTCTCAGTACCTCGTAGTGGCTCTGGCCGTTTTCTCCTCTTTTACCCAGGTTGTAATAGAAGCCAGCTCTTGGTG GTCTTTAGGGATGAACCCCATGAACCCCATGAACCCTGTTCAGATGTCAGAGGTGTATATTATAGGAGCCCAGCCACTATGTAGCCAGCTAGCAGGGCTTTCCCAAGGACAGAAGAAACTCTGCCAGTTGTATCAGGACCATATGCAGTTCATTGGAGAGGGTGCAAAGACGGGCATTAAGGAGTGCCAGTATCAATTCAGACATAGAAGATGGAATTGCAGCACTGTGGACAACAACTCTGTTTTTGGCAGAGTCATGCAGATAG GCAGCCGGGAGACAGCGTTCACCTACGCGGTGAGTGCGGCCGGCGTGGTCAACGCCATGAGCCGCGCCTGCCGAGAGGGCGAGCTGTCCTCCTGCGGCTGCAGCCGCGCCGCTCGCCCCAAGGACCTGCCCCGGGACTGGCTGTGGGGCGGCTGCGGGGACAACATCGAGTACGGCTACCGCTTTGCCAAGGAGTTCGTGGACGCCCGCGAGCGCGAGCGAGTTTACCAGCGAGGCTCCTACGAGAGCGCCCGTATCATGATGAACCTCCACAACAACGAGGCAGGCAGAAGA ACAGTGTACAACCTGGCTGACGTGGCCTGCAAGTGCCACGGCGTCTCCGGCTCCTGCAGCCTCAAgacctgctggctgcagctcgCTGATTTCCGCAAGGTGGGCGATGCCTTGAAGGAGAAATACGACAGCGCCGCCGCCATGAAGCTGAACAGCCGGGGGAAGCTGGTGCAGGTGAACAGCCGCTTCAACGCCCCCACCATCCACGACCTGGTGTACATCGACCCCAGCCCTGACTACTGCGTGCGCAACGAGAGCACCGGCTCCCTGGGCACCCAGGGCCGCCTCTGCAATAAGACCTCGGAGGGCATGGACGGCTGTGAACTCATGTGCTGCGGCCGGGGCTACGACCAGTTCAAGACGGTGCAGCGAGAGCGCTGCCACTGCAAGTTCCACTGGTGCTGCTACGTGAAATGCAAGTTGTGCACAGAGATCGTGGACCAGTTTGTGTGCAAATAG